A single region of the Drosophila takahashii strain IR98-3 E-12201 chromosome 2R, DtakHiC1v2, whole genome shotgun sequence genome encodes:
- the LOC108062250 gene encoding cilia- and flagella-associated protein 61 isoform X1 — MPSPQDNILIVTAGFRDLRRIEDLYEAKNTWHFGAKATPPLETLFFRNQAQRLLVYNKQEFHLLLAYSEFANHPNIPVLSNDLWLHWLSARFCLDLPITLLNSIFFNFFICKEGQPNILKNILLEVFYNEHLVNYILVVKPPDCPSGEYDAIQAFGKTYYPKYSKVSEQRHLPAVIVILRLNIMPVINFRKALPEDNDDIVEMIDSEDPELRRKHGDFYIAEHLLNQEGSDDKDKIIIAEFEEEIADNVKGAGLMWLSDSIDIEKLATNFHLERLGNLARYTPGVKHARVHLDVLSVEQKSYKELYTKSQMDAICKTQGSKINQAGEDEAKNVLFRKYKHIYDELRKAHYYLKAHQDKLEIAFDLPPGEHSHSENRLQYLGKASNGFLLKMFQLHPLVRFEYTFYSLSAMFSAFPDHDYCVTMVPATVSTSPCQRELLRFFLPVSHRPSSSVSENMFVAHRSTLFGELRVQRFERQEIDEIRTMISSQTRKRDTYLDDEPSAGNRLDDYTQEVLGIFDDIIEEILEKPMTDFTCFTIRCGQSKKHTDCPLVGFLILCPFLIYDDLSKVLMMPRDQFSLTHNRGEIVMFRLHPFFQMWCNPILRTVALYDNYRELYYIHYYNGISLPNDLMYNMMPVEPRRMKKNLFNYKCFSPQRRVSKASRVSNMDICRSRLRLFCHNLQPTMHMGVKNSLVIVGLSHTCLAFLRTIIFAWNSQDMVNYKKYNCLPMVDVTVVVGHGVLESAYDCEFSCSYCANGRNCYVDTGNVNPFVRDVMQRMDVRHWVRFVPGTLKSINRQARLLELTDGCSLYYEKLVLFAATRFGFQDKEFKGFPMPINYIVNNHRLDRIIFYHKVRDMIESMEHYNIIVYGYHLALYECLHFLVTHGCTAQNITYVQPHVPRVMEELGNPEVDSRLDPIILEMVADLGITIHLSTNYSQFILSQDNMYIEQVEFAVHPSRKKIILDCDLFINYNCNSLSTALETVLSEAGIEMRDRKIVVNARYATNDRNIFAGGRYIVMLPQPNFQYSFTSPQEMAEKIAYELNMIKIVMQSRYSRPFMFTGILPMGYQITKFTQPKSLLIGQLPIDFSDSMTTYENGDFCRIRLNRKLIVIEIVCVTKKPKRLYFMEYFCGKHAMLLNDLRGRFQSGWISNFLDFFQQPWTELLMHDRFEDLQLKNRRLLLAMLLMNNKDANNARSSLETTQRQRLEENVIDFVRTYRKDFTHEFALPEDWGVFNL, encoded by the exons atGCCCAGCCCtcaagataatattttaattgtcaCAGCGGGATTTCGGGATCTGCGACGCATAGAGGATCTCTATGAGGCCAAAAACACTTGGCACTTTGGGGCGAAGGCCACGCCGCCGCTGGAAACGTTGTTCTTCAGGAATCAGGCGCAACGTCTGTTGGTCTACAACAAACAGGAGTTTCATCTATTGCTGGCCTACAGCGAATTCGCTAACCATCCAAATATTCCGGTGCTAAGCAACGATCTCTGGCTCCACTGGCTAAGTGCGAGGTTTTG CCTAGATCTTCCCATCACGCTGCTcaattccatatttttcaacttctTCATCTGCAAGGAGGGCCAGCCAAATATTCTCAAAAATATCCTCTTGGAGGTCTTTTACAACGAGCACTTGGTCAACTACATACTGGTGGTCAAGCCCCCGGATTGCCCATCAGGGGAGTATGATGCCATTCAGGCTTTTGGAAAGACCTATTACCCAAAGTACTCCAAAGTCAGCGAGCAAAGGCATCTGCCCGCTGTCATCGTGATCCTTCGCCTGAATATCATGCCAGTTATCAACTTTCGCAAAGCGCT ACCCGAGGACAATGACGATATTGTCGAGATGATAGATTCCGAGGATCCGGAACTGCGGAGAAAGCACGGTGACTTCTACATTGCCGAGCATCTGCTGAATCAGGAAGGGTCTGATGACAAGGACAAAATTATAATAGCCGAGTTTGAGGAGGAGATTGCGGATAACGTCAAGGGTGCCGGCTTAATGTGGCTATCGGATTCAATAGATATCGAAAAGCTGGCCACAAACTTTCACCTGGAACGCCTGGGCAATTTGGCGCGATACACACCGGGTGTAAAGCACGCTCGTGTGCATTTGGATGTGCT CTCAGTGGAGCAAAAGTCGTACAAGGAGCTGTACACCAAGTCGCAAATGGATGCAATATGCAAAACACAAGGGAGTAAGATAAACCAAGCTGGAGAAGATGAAGCAAAGAATGTTTTATTCAGAAAGTATAAGCATATCTATGATG AACTCCGTAAGGCTCACTACTACTTGAAAGCCCATCAAGACAAGCTGGAGATCGCTTTCGATTTGCCACCTGGCGAGCATTCGCACAGCGAAAATCGATTGCAGTACCTGGGAAAGGCGTCCAATGGATTCCTGCTCAAGATGTTCCAGTTGCATCCACTGGTGCGCTTTGAGTACACATTCTACTCCTTGTCGGCCATGTTCAGTGCCTTTCCGGATCACGATTACTGTGTGACCATGGTGCCGGCCACCGTGTCTACGAGTCCTTGCCAGCGGGAACTGCTGCGGTTCTTTTTG CCTGTTTCTCATCGTCCAAGTAGCTCCGTGTCTGAAAATATGTTCGTTGCCCATCGAAGTACTTTGTTCGGGGAGCTCCGTGTGCAGCGCTTCGAGAGACAGGAGATTGATGAGATCAGAACCATGATAAGCTCGCAGACCCGCAAAAGAGACACCTATTTAGATGATGAGCCAAGTGCTGGAAATCGACTCGACGATTATACACAGGAGGTTCTGGGCATTTTCGATGATATCATTGAGGAAATCCTCGAGAAACCTATGACTGATTTCACCTGCTTCACCATTCGCTGTGGTCAATCCAAGAAGCACACCGACTGCCCATTGGTGGGCTTTCTGATTCTATG TCCCTTTTTGATATATGATGACCTAAGCAAGGTGCTTATGATGCCACGCGATCAGTTCTCGCTGACGCACAATCGTGGAGAGATTGTGATGTTTAGGCTACACCCCTTCTTCCAGATGTGGTGCAATCCCATCCTTCGCACGGTGGCCTTGTACGATAACTACCGTGAACTATATTACATACACTACTACAAT GGAATCTCGCTGCCCAACGATCTGATGTACAACATGATGCCAGTGGAACCGCGCCGCATGAAGAAGAACCTCTTCAATTACAAGTGCTTCTCGCCCCAGCGACGGGTATCAAAGGCTTCCCGCGTTTCCAATATGGATATTTGCAGAAGTAGACTGCGTCTCTTTTGCCACAACCTGCAGCCCACCATGCACATGGGTGTAAAGAATTCCCTGGTCATCGTGGGCTTGTCGCACACTTGCCTCGCCTTTTTGCGGACCATCATCTTCGCCTGGAATTCTCAAGA TATGGTTAATTACAAAAAGTACAACTGCCTGCCCATGGTGGACGTCACAGTGGTGGTGGGTCACGGAGTTCTGGAATCGGCATACGATTGTGAATTTTCCTGCAGCTACTGCGCGAATGGTAGAAACTGCTATGTGGACACCGGAAACGTAAACCCCTTTGTTAGGGATGTAATGCAGCGAATGGATGTGAGGCATTGGGTGCGATTTGTTCCTGGAACtcttaaaagtataaataG ACAGGCAAGGTTGCTGGAGCTAACGGACGGCTGCAGTCTGTACTACGAGAAGCTTGTCCTGTTTGCTGCCACAAGGTTCGGCTTTCAGGACAAGGAATTCAAGGGGTTTCCAATGCCCATAAACTATATAGTCAACAACCATCGCCTGGACAGGATTATTTTCTATCACAAGGTGCGGGACATGATCGAGTCAATGGAACACTACAACATTATAGTCTATGGCTATCATTTGGCCCTCTACGAGTGCCTTCACTTTTTGGTCACACATGGCTGCACTGCCCAGAACATCACATATGTGCAGCCCCACGTGCCGAGGGTTATGGAGGAGCTGGGCAATCCTGAAGTGGACTCTCGCCTGGATCCGATCATCCTGGAAATGGTAGCCGATCTGGGTATCACGATTCACTTGTCCACCAACTACAGCCAATTTATTCTGAGCCAAGACAATATGTACATCGAGCAAGTGGAGTTTGCGGTGCATCCAAGTAGGAAAAAGATCATATTGGATTGCGATCTCTTCATCAACTACAATTGCAATTCCTTAAGTACGGCGTTGGAAACTG TTCTTTCTGAAGCAGGAATTGAGATGCGTGACCGGAAGATTGTGGTTAACGCACGTTATGCCACCAATGATCGCAACATATTTGCCGGAGGTAGGTATATCGTCATGTTGCCCCAGCCCAACTTCCAGTACTCCTTTACCAGTCCGCAAGAAATGGCCGAAAAG ATTGCTTACGAATTGAATATGATTAAGATTGTGATGCAGTCGCGGTACTCGAGGCCATTTATGTTCACGGGCATTCTGCCAATGGGCTATCAGATCACCAAGTTCACTCAACCAAAGTCCCTGCTTATAGGTCAACTTCCCATCGATTTTTCGGATAGCATGACTACCTACGAGAATGGAGATTTCTGCCGCATACGACTCAACAGAAAATTGATTGTCATCGAGATTGTCTGCGTCACCAAAAAG CCGAAACGACTTTACTTCATGGAGTACTTTTGCGGCAAGCACGCTATGCTGCTCAATGATTTGCGTGGTCGTTTTCAGTCCGGCTGGATAAGCAACTTCTTGGACTTCTTTCAACAACCGTGGACAGAGCTCCTGATGCACGATAGATTCGAGGATCTGCAGCTGAAGAACCGCCGACTCCTGCTGGCCATGCTGCTGATGAACAACAAGGATGCTAATAACGCCAGGAGCAGTTTGGAAACCACCCAGCGGCAGAGGCTGGAGGAAAATGTAATCGATTTTGTACGAACGTATCGCAAGGATTTCACCCATGAGTTTGCTTTGCCAGAGGACTGGGGTGTTTTCAATCTATGA
- the LOC108062250 gene encoding cilia- and flagella-associated protein 61 isoform X2 has translation MFVAHRSTLFGELRVQRFERQEIDEIRTMISSQTRKRDTYLDDEPSAGNRLDDYTQEVLGIFDDIIEEILEKPMTDFTCFTIRCGQSKKHTDCPLVGFLILCPFLIYDDLSKVLMMPRDQFSLTHNRGEIVMFRLHPFFQMWCNPILRTVALYDNYRELYYIHYYNGISLPNDLMYNMMPVEPRRMKKNLFNYKCFSPQRRVSKASRVSNMDICRSRLRLFCHNLQPTMHMGVKNSLVIVGLSHTCLAFLRTIIFAWNSQDMVNYKKYNCLPMVDVTVVVGHGVLESAYDCEFSCSYCANGRNCYVDTGNVNPFVRDVMQRMDVRHWVRFVPGTLKSINRQARLLELTDGCSLYYEKLVLFAATRFGFQDKEFKGFPMPINYIVNNHRLDRIIFYHKVRDMIESMEHYNIIVYGYHLALYECLHFLVTHGCTAQNITYVQPHVPRVMEELGNPEVDSRLDPIILEMVADLGITIHLSTNYSQFILSQDNMYIEQVEFAVHPSRKKIILDCDLFINYNCNSLSTALETVLSEAGIEMRDRKIVVNARYATNDRNIFAGGRYIVMLPQPNFQYSFTSPQEMAEKIAYELNMIKIVMQSRYSRPFMFTGILPMGYQITKFTQPKSLLIGQLPIDFSDSMTTYENGDFCRIRLNRKLIVIEIVCVTKKPKRLYFMEYFCGKHAMLLNDLRGRFQSGWISNFLDFFQQPWTELLMHDRFEDLQLKNRRLLLAMLLMNNKDANNARSSLETTQRQRLEENVIDFVRTYRKDFTHEFALPEDWGVFNL, from the exons ATGTTCGTTGCCCATCGAAGTACTTTGTTCGGGGAGCTCCGTGTGCAGCGCTTCGAGAGACAGGAGATTGATGAGATCAGAACCATGATAAGCTCGCAGACCCGCAAAAGAGACACCTATTTAGATGATGAGCCAAGTGCTGGAAATCGACTCGACGATTATACACAGGAGGTTCTGGGCATTTTCGATGATATCATTGAGGAAATCCTCGAGAAACCTATGACTGATTTCACCTGCTTCACCATTCGCTGTGGTCAATCCAAGAAGCACACCGACTGCCCATTGGTGGGCTTTCTGATTCTATG TCCCTTTTTGATATATGATGACCTAAGCAAGGTGCTTATGATGCCACGCGATCAGTTCTCGCTGACGCACAATCGTGGAGAGATTGTGATGTTTAGGCTACACCCCTTCTTCCAGATGTGGTGCAATCCCATCCTTCGCACGGTGGCCTTGTACGATAACTACCGTGAACTATATTACATACACTACTACAAT GGAATCTCGCTGCCCAACGATCTGATGTACAACATGATGCCAGTGGAACCGCGCCGCATGAAGAAGAACCTCTTCAATTACAAGTGCTTCTCGCCCCAGCGACGGGTATCAAAGGCTTCCCGCGTTTCCAATATGGATATTTGCAGAAGTAGACTGCGTCTCTTTTGCCACAACCTGCAGCCCACCATGCACATGGGTGTAAAGAATTCCCTGGTCATCGTGGGCTTGTCGCACACTTGCCTCGCCTTTTTGCGGACCATCATCTTCGCCTGGAATTCTCAAGA TATGGTTAATTACAAAAAGTACAACTGCCTGCCCATGGTGGACGTCACAGTGGTGGTGGGTCACGGAGTTCTGGAATCGGCATACGATTGTGAATTTTCCTGCAGCTACTGCGCGAATGGTAGAAACTGCTATGTGGACACCGGAAACGTAAACCCCTTTGTTAGGGATGTAATGCAGCGAATGGATGTGAGGCATTGGGTGCGATTTGTTCCTGGAACtcttaaaagtataaataG ACAGGCAAGGTTGCTGGAGCTAACGGACGGCTGCAGTCTGTACTACGAGAAGCTTGTCCTGTTTGCTGCCACAAGGTTCGGCTTTCAGGACAAGGAATTCAAGGGGTTTCCAATGCCCATAAACTATATAGTCAACAACCATCGCCTGGACAGGATTATTTTCTATCACAAGGTGCGGGACATGATCGAGTCAATGGAACACTACAACATTATAGTCTATGGCTATCATTTGGCCCTCTACGAGTGCCTTCACTTTTTGGTCACACATGGCTGCACTGCCCAGAACATCACATATGTGCAGCCCCACGTGCCGAGGGTTATGGAGGAGCTGGGCAATCCTGAAGTGGACTCTCGCCTGGATCCGATCATCCTGGAAATGGTAGCCGATCTGGGTATCACGATTCACTTGTCCACCAACTACAGCCAATTTATTCTGAGCCAAGACAATATGTACATCGAGCAAGTGGAGTTTGCGGTGCATCCAAGTAGGAAAAAGATCATATTGGATTGCGATCTCTTCATCAACTACAATTGCAATTCCTTAAGTACGGCGTTGGAAACTG TTCTTTCTGAAGCAGGAATTGAGATGCGTGACCGGAAGATTGTGGTTAACGCACGTTATGCCACCAATGATCGCAACATATTTGCCGGAGGTAGGTATATCGTCATGTTGCCCCAGCCCAACTTCCAGTACTCCTTTACCAGTCCGCAAGAAATGGCCGAAAAG ATTGCTTACGAATTGAATATGATTAAGATTGTGATGCAGTCGCGGTACTCGAGGCCATTTATGTTCACGGGCATTCTGCCAATGGGCTATCAGATCACCAAGTTCACTCAACCAAAGTCCCTGCTTATAGGTCAACTTCCCATCGATTTTTCGGATAGCATGACTACCTACGAGAATGGAGATTTCTGCCGCATACGACTCAACAGAAAATTGATTGTCATCGAGATTGTCTGCGTCACCAAAAAG CCGAAACGACTTTACTTCATGGAGTACTTTTGCGGCAAGCACGCTATGCTGCTCAATGATTTGCGTGGTCGTTTTCAGTCCGGCTGGATAAGCAACTTCTTGGACTTCTTTCAACAACCGTGGACAGAGCTCCTGATGCACGATAGATTCGAGGATCTGCAGCTGAAGAACCGCCGACTCCTGCTGGCCATGCTGCTGATGAACAACAAGGATGCTAATAACGCCAGGAGCAGTTTGGAAACCACCCAGCGGCAGAGGCTGGAGGAAAATGTAATCGATTTTGTACGAACGTATCGCAAGGATTTCACCCATGAGTTTGCTTTGCCAGAGGACTGGGGTGTTTTCAATCTATGA